In Spea bombifrons isolate aSpeBom1 chromosome 12, aSpeBom1.2.pri, whole genome shotgun sequence, the following proteins share a genomic window:
- the LOC128470125 gene encoding NXPE family member 2-like, which yields MLESSRMRVPLKLAVPAALALALLLILNQTKVQIPKITYLFQTCDHDKAQWASFNEMYAYDPVTMDENIEEIFNRVSQRIPKVALESIEKATSAENSNVTIINPKDKYCIGDHLLVKVQAYDYLGDMKTYGGDYLRARIYSPASNSSASGKITDFNNGTYTINFGLFWEGEVYISVLLMHPSEAVSALWRARNQGLQNIKYTGNFTSATEYVNRECNFELDTEEDICSYEDRRDNEAFYCIKPPNFPCEALTHMNSVNRNHSYLTEAEQRLLNRSNIGVDISKRLKPVNVFSCGKKLSVPTEKCNLGAYYSIPSGYFSHNRWNPIYCQMTMFTENEKLKNFLKGKKLFLIGDSTVRQYIRHFAEVLKIVDYFNHTEDEMQTWQKTLLGINLEKFIYIQWKKHTFPFVTQSFYSIKEDTYMARQIDQIGGGENTIIVLTMGQHFRPFPLRIFIKSAINARRAIERLFIRSPRTKVIIKEENVRDMDINMERFSDFHGHINYLVLREIFKGLNIGFVDALDMTIAYASYVIHPPVEVLENIISMSFTHAL from the exons ATGCTTGAAAGCTCAAGGATGAGGGTGCCATTAAAACTTGCGGTACCGGCAGCACTTGCACTGGCTCTGTTGTTGATACTCAATCAGACTAAAGTCCAG attCCTAAAATCACTTACCTGTTTCAAACGTGTGATCATGACAAGGCACAATGGGCGAGCTTTAATGAAATGTACGCTTATGATCCAGTGACAATGGACGAGAACATTGAAGAAATCTTCAATAGAGTTAGCCAACGTATACCCAAAGTAGCTCTAGAAAGTATAGAGAAGGCAACCAGTGCCGAGAACAGTAACGTTACGATAATTAACCCCAAAGACAAGTATTGTATCGGGGACCATCTCCTTGTTAAAGTACAGGCTTATGATTATTTAGGAGACATGAAAACTTATGGCGGTGACTACTTAAGGGCGAGGATATATTCACCCGCATCAAACAGCAGTGCAAGTGGGAAGATCACCGATTTTAACAATGGAACCTACACAATAAACTTTGGCTTATTCTGGGAAGGGGAGGTTTACATATCGGTATTGTTGATGCATCCAAGTGAAGCCGTTTCTGCGTTGTGGAGAGCAAGAAACCAAGGGcttcaaaatattaaatacaccGGGAATTTCACAAGTGCTACAGAATACGTGAACAGGGAATGCAATTTTGAGCTTGATACAGAAGAAGACATTTGTTCTTATGAAGATCGAAGAGACAACGAAGCCTTCTACTGCATTAAGCCACCAAATTTTCCTTGCGAAGCACTGACACATATGAACTCCGTCAACCGGAACCATTCATACCTAACTGAAGCTGAGCAGCGCCTACTCAACAG GTCAAACATCGGTGTGGATATTTCCAAACGGCTGAAGCCTGTCAATGTCTTTAGCTGTGGCa aAAAACTAAGTGTGCCAACAGAAAAATGCAACCTCGGCGCTTATTATTCCATCCCAAGTGGGTATTTTTCACATAACCGTTGGAATCCTATCTATTGTCAGATGACAATGTTCACTGAAAATGAAAAGCTCAAGAACTTCCTGAAGGGGAAAAAGTTGTTCCTGATTGGGGATTCCACGGTGCGGCAATATATTAGACACTTTGCAGAAGTTCTGAAAA TTGTGGATTATTTCAACCACACAGAAGATGAAATGCAGACCTGGCAGAAGACGCTTCTGGGCATCAACTTAGAGAAGTTTATCTACATCCAGTGGAAGAAGCACACGTTTCCATTTGTCACGCAGTCCTTCTACTCAATCAAAGAAGACACCTATATGGCTCGTCAGATTGATCAGATCGGAGGAGGAGAAAACACAATCATTGTACTCACCATGGGACAACATTTCAGACCTTTCCCTCTCCGCATTTTTATCAAGTCTGCAATTAATGCCCGCAGAGCCATAGAGAGACTATTTATAAGGAGCCCACGGACTAAGGTCATCATTAAGGAGGAAAATGTGAGAGACATGGACATTAACATGGAGAGGTTCAGTGATTTCCATGGTCATATCAATTACCTTGTTCTCAGGGAAATTTTTAAGGGCCTGAACATTGGGTTTGTTGATGCTTTAGACATGACCATAGCCTATGCATCATATGTTATTCACCCGCCAGTAGAAGTTCTTGAGAACATCATAAGTATGTCTTTTACACATGCATTATAA